One stretch of Aquimarina sp. Aq107 DNA includes these proteins:
- a CDS encoding RsmB/NOP family class I SAM-dependent RNA methyltransferase has protein sequence MRLHRNLVFAVIDGLNEIFNEEAYADKVVQKLLKRDKRWGSRDRSFVAETVYDIVRWKRLYAEIADVSEPFSRENLWRIFAVWATLRGIILPDWKQIVPTPTRRIKGRFDELSKTRKLRESIPDWMDELGEKELGKKWEKEIAALNEQAPVVLRTNALKITKEKLRSILEDENIDTEFIKGYSSALQLTERANVFSTEAFKKGFFEVQDASSQLVADFLDVKPGQRVVDTCAGAGGKTLHLAALMENKGQIIAMDIYGNKLKELKRRARRAGAHNIEPRTIESSKDIKKLHAKADRVLIDAPCSGLGVLSRNPDAKWKLQPEFLDKIKQTQLQILESYSKMVKPGGKLVYATCSILPSENQDQVKAFLTKEIGKDFTFVKDKKVLSSESGYDGFYMALLERK, from the coding sequence ATGCGTTTACATAGAAATCTGGTCTTTGCTGTAATTGATGGACTCAATGAAATTTTTAATGAAGAAGCTTATGCGGATAAGGTAGTTCAGAAATTACTAAAACGAGACAAAAGATGGGGTTCTCGCGACAGAAGTTTTGTTGCAGAAACCGTTTATGACATTGTACGATGGAAACGTCTTTATGCAGAAATTGCTGATGTTTCGGAACCTTTTTCAAGAGAAAATCTTTGGAGGATTTTTGCAGTTTGGGCAACACTTAGAGGAATTATTTTACCCGACTGGAAACAGATTGTTCCAACTCCGACAAGACGTATTAAAGGTCGTTTTGATGAATTAAGTAAAACTCGAAAATTAAGAGAATCTATTCCTGATTGGATGGATGAATTGGGAGAAAAAGAACTTGGAAAAAAATGGGAAAAGGAAATTGCTGCCTTAAATGAACAAGCTCCAGTAGTACTTAGAACAAATGCTTTAAAAATCACTAAAGAGAAACTTAGAAGTATTCTTGAAGATGAAAATATAGATACCGAATTTATAAAAGGATATTCATCAGCACTTCAACTCACAGAAAGAGCTAATGTCTTTTCTACAGAAGCTTTTAAAAAGGGATTCTTCGAGGTACAGGATGCTTCTTCTCAATTAGTAGCCGATTTCTTAGATGTAAAACCTGGTCAACGAGTAGTAGATACTTGCGCCGGAGCTGGAGGAAAAACACTACACCTGGCTGCATTAATGGAAAATAAAGGCCAAATAATTGCTATGGACATCTATGGCAATAAATTAAAAGAACTTAAAAGAAGAGCAAGACGAGCAGGTGCTCATAATATAGAACCAAGAACTATAGAAAGCTCTAAAGATATCAAGAAACTACACGCCAAAGCAGATCGTGTTTTAATCGACGCTCCCTGCAGCGGATTAGGTGTTTTAAGTAGAAATCCGGATGCGAAATGGAAATTGCAACCAGAGTTTCTAGATAAAATTAAACAAACTCAATTACAGATTTTAGAAAGTTATTCTAAAATGGTTAAACCAGGTGGGAAGCTAGTATATGCAACTTGTTCCATACTTCCATCTGAAAATCAAGATCAAGTTAAAGCTTTCTTAACTAAAGAAATAGGAAAAGATTTTACTTTTGTAAAAGATAAAAAGGTACTTTCTTCAGAATCTGGATATGATGGATTTTACATGGCATTGCTAGAAAGAAAATAA
- a CDS encoding RNA polymerase sigma factor, which yields MNIQEENLLIALQTDKDINHAFTKLVSMYKQRLYWHIRNMVKNHDDTDDILQNVFIKVYKNISKFKGDSKLYSWMYRIATNESITFLNQKAKKYNISNEELQQQLIENLEADVYFEGDEIQLKLQKAIALLPQKQQQVFNMKYFQELKYKEISEILETSEGALKASYHLATKKIEEYLKTN from the coding sequence TTGAATATTCAAGAAGAGAACTTACTTATAGCCTTACAAACAGATAAAGACATAAATCATGCCTTTACCAAACTTGTATCTATGTATAAGCAACGGTTATATTGGCATATAAGAAATATGGTTAAAAATCATGACGATACAGATGATATCCTGCAAAATGTATTTATAAAAGTATATAAGAACATTTCGAAATTTAAAGGGGATAGTAAACTATATTCTTGGATGTACAGAATTGCTACCAATGAATCGATCACCTTCTTGAACCAAAAAGCAAAAAAGTATAATATTAGTAATGAAGAACTGCAACAACAACTTATTGAAAACTTAGAAGCCGATGTGTATTTTGAAGGAGATGAAATCCAACTTAAGCTACAAAAGGCAATAGCATTGCTACCCCAAAAACAACAGCAGGTTTTTAATATGAAATATTTTCAAGAACTAAAATATAAAGAAATCTCTGAAATTCTGGAAACTAGTGAAGGAGCATTAAAAGCATCTTATCATTTAGCAACCAAAAAAATCGAAGAATATTTAAAAACTAATTAA
- a CDS encoding endonuclease, with protein sequence MKTKLLLIALCTFHIGYSQVPTGYYNSATGSGYTLKTQLKNIIDSDNDGLSPEFQSTDPGYSGLYTTYVASDSDSYYENNGSVLDMYSENPTGADDYEYTHFTDQDPGSGGTSEGEFYNREHIIPQSVFNQVTPQRSDAHFVVPSDKFVNGARGSLPFGRVETANLTTTNGSKRGNNVDSGYSAGYTATVFEPIDEFKGDIARMHFYFATRYEDDVAGYSYTMFNGTSDQVFDQTFLNILITWHNQDPVSTREIDRNNAIFGRQSNRNPFIDHPEYVEMIWSTVIDSEAPTSPSNVMVSNETSNSIDLSWTASTDNIAVTEYDVYVNSIFNKSVSSTTTTVGGLSPETTYAFTVLAKDAAGNESSQSASVNGTTLAGGTGETDCATETFSNVGAASSSYSERTWTGDDGGEWTATDARTDQTLTASAITIRNGELTSSSISGGIGSLTVTTLRAFSGGTGTFTIRVNGTEVGTIPYSDVQETTTINNINVTGNIIVSFTDKATTSDRVIIDDLSWTCYDPTLGVDDLDLDNLITVYPNPSLDRRLTIDISNSVNNEVNVYDITGKRIISKKNIDETIQLNNLPQGVLLVEIISSKRSITKKVIIR encoded by the coding sequence ATGAAAACAAAACTACTTCTTATTGCACTTTGTACATTTCATATAGGATATAGTCAAGTTCCTACTGGATATTACAATTCTGCTACTGGATCAGGATATACGCTAAAAACACAATTAAAAAATATTATTGATAGTGATAATGATGGATTATCTCCAGAGTTTCAATCAACAGATCCCGGATATAGCGGGCTGTACACTACATATGTAGCGTCAGATTCTGATTCATATTATGAAAATAACGGAAGTGTATTAGATATGTACTCAGAAAACCCGACAGGAGCTGATGATTACGAATATACTCACTTTACAGATCAAGACCCTGGATCTGGAGGAACTTCAGAAGGAGAATTTTACAACAGGGAACATATAATACCACAATCTGTTTTTAATCAAGTTACTCCCCAACGTTCAGATGCTCATTTTGTAGTTCCTTCTGACAAATTCGTAAATGGTGCTCGTGGTAGTTTACCATTCGGAAGAGTGGAAACAGCTAACTTAACTACCACAAATGGTTCTAAAAGAGGAAATAATGTAGATTCAGGATATTCGGCAGGATATACAGCTACCGTTTTTGAGCCAATAGATGAGTTTAAAGGAGATATTGCCAGAATGCATTTTTACTTTGCCACTCGCTATGAAGATGACGTAGCTGGGTATTCATATACCATGTTTAATGGAACTAGTGATCAGGTTTTTGATCAAACGTTTTTAAATATTCTTATAACTTGGCATAATCAAGATCCTGTATCAACAAGAGAAATAGACAGAAATAATGCAATTTTTGGAAGACAGAGTAACAGAAATCCATTTATAGATCATCCAGAATACGTAGAAATGATATGGAGTACTGTAATTGATTCAGAAGCTCCAACATCACCTTCTAATGTAATGGTATCTAATGAAACTTCTAATAGTATCGACTTGTCTTGGACAGCTTCTACGGATAATATAGCCGTAACTGAGTATGATGTATATGTAAATAGTATTTTTAATAAATCTGTTTCTTCGACAACAACCACAGTAGGTGGTTTAAGCCCGGAAACTACATATGCTTTTACGGTCTTGGCAAAGGACGCGGCAGGAAACGAATCTTCTCAAAGTGCTTCTGTGAATGGAACCACATTGGCAGGCGGAACAGGAGAAACTGATTGTGCCACAGAAACATTTAGTAATGTTGGAGCTGCTTCTAGTTCGTATTCTGAACGTACTTGGACTGGTGATGACGGAGGAGAATGGACCGCTACGGATGCCAGAACAGACCAGACATTAACTGCAAGTGCAATTACTATTAGAAATGGTGAACTAACTTCTTCTTCAATTTCTGGAGGAATTGGATCACTTACCGTTACTACGCTAAGAGCCTTTAGTGGTGGTACAGGAACATTTACTATTAGAGTTAACGGAACTGAAGTAGGAACAATACCTTATAGCGATGTTCAAGAAACTACTACTATTAATAACATCAATGTAACTGGAAATATTATAGTTTCTTTTACTGATAAAGCCACAACTAGTGACCGAGTAATTATTGATGATTTATCCTGGACCTGCTATGATCCTACTTTAGGTGTAGATGATCTTGATCTGGATAACCTTATAACAGTATATCCAAACCCTTCTTTAGATCGAAGATTAACGATAGACATTTCAAATAGTGTAAATAATGAAGTAAACGTTTATGATATTACTGGTAAGCGAATAATCTCTAAAAAGAATATTGACGAAACCATTCAATTAAATAATTTACCTCAAGGTGTGCTGCTCGTAGAAATTATTTCTTCTAAAAGAAGTATTACCAAAAAGGTAATCATACGATAA
- a CDS encoding oxidoreductase — protein sequence MRFLLSLITLILLFSCSSEKPIVVNHNFSAVEVSPFYNDSVSIRAVDISDSQLIFAGSNGIYGTFDIDNEFNVKNKKISVLDFEGRKIQFRAIAQTKTDFFVLSIESPALLYKVNKQSREPKLVYKEDHDKVFYDSMVFWDNTDGIAMGDPTDGCLSVIRTKDGGETWNKVSCNVLPKTAEGEAAFAASNGNIKIIDDDVWMVSGGIKSRTFYSSDKGNTWSVSETPIIQGTETKGAYSLDFYDKNIGIIFGGDYTKPEANQKNKAVTTDGGKTWNLIADGVGAGYKSCVRYVPNSEGNEIVTVGFTGISISNDSGNTWKDISAESFYTIRFINDSIAIAAGKNRMAKLIFKSKKSK from the coding sequence ATGAGATTTTTACTATCATTAATTACTTTGATACTTCTTTTTAGTTGTAGTTCTGAAAAACCTATAGTTGTTAATCATAATTTTTCTGCTGTCGAGGTATCACCTTTTTATAATGATTCTGTTAGTATTAGAGCTGTCGATATAAGTGATAGTCAATTAATTTTTGCTGGTAGTAATGGGATATATGGAACTTTTGATATTGATAATGAGTTTAACGTAAAGAATAAAAAAATCTCAGTTTTAGATTTTGAGGGAAGAAAAATTCAATTTAGAGCTATTGCGCAAACTAAGACCGATTTTTTTGTATTAAGTATTGAATCGCCAGCATTATTATATAAGGTTAACAAGCAAAGTAGGGAACCAAAATTAGTATACAAAGAGGATCATGATAAAGTATTTTATGATTCTATGGTATTTTGGGATAATACCGATGGAATAGCAATGGGGGATCCTACCGATGGATGTTTATCAGTTATACGAACCAAAGATGGAGGAGAAACCTGGAATAAAGTTTCTTGCAATGTATTACCAAAAACTGCAGAAGGAGAAGCTGCATTTGCTGCTAGTAATGGAAATATAAAAATAATAGATGATGATGTTTGGATGGTTTCTGGTGGAATTAAATCCAGAACGTTTTATTCTTCTGATAAAGGTAATACTTGGAGTGTTTCAGAAACTCCGATAATTCAAGGTACAGAGACTAAAGGAGCGTATTCATTGGACTTTTATGATAAGAATATTGGAATAATATTCGGAGGAGATTATACAAAGCCAGAAGCAAATCAAAAAAATAAAGCCGTTACTACTGATGGAGGAAAAACTTGGAATTTAATTGCAGATGGGGTAGGAGCGGGTTATAAGAGTTGTGTCCGTTATGTACCTAATAGTGAGGGAAATGAGATTGTTACGGTTGGTTTTACAGGAATATCTATTTCCAATGACTCCGGAAATACCTGGAAAGATATAAGCGCAGAAAGCTTTTATACAATACGATTTATTAATGATAGTATAGCGATTGCAGCAGGTAAAAATAGAATGGCAAAATTGATTTTTAAAAGCAAAAAAAGTAAATGA